In the Rubripirellula tenax genome, one interval contains:
- the groES gene encoding co-chaperone GroES: MATATKKQSKVRLQPMGERIVVQRVESEETTAGGIVLPDSAREKPARGTVVAIGSGKLLDDGTRAASQLKSGDMVLFSSYAGETVEIDDVEYLLMREDDVLAVVE, from the coding sequence ATGGCAACAGCCACGAAAAAACAGTCGAAGGTCCGTTTGCAACCAATGGGCGAGCGAATTGTCGTTCAACGCGTCGAAAGCGAAGAAACCACCGCCGGGGGCATCGTGCTTCCCGATTCCGCTCGTGAGAAGCCCGCTCGGGGAACCGTCGTTGCCATCGGCAGCGGCAAACTGCTCGACGACGGCACGCGTGCGGCCAGCCAATTGAAGTCTGGCGACATGGTGTTGTTCAGCAGCTATGCAGGTGAAACCGTCGAAATTGATGACGTCGAATACCTGTTGATGCGAGAAGACGACGTTTTGGCGGTTGTCGAGTAA
- a CDS encoding TatD family hydrolase, protein MTLNLFDTHAHLNSDTFADGVDDIIDRARAVGVTGIGVIGIDVATSRRACELAAQYPGYLYAVVGIQPNSVAEAADGDFAIIEELAGYPGVRGVGETGLDCYWDDTPIADQHEYFDRHLQLCRETKLPVVIHMRESGDLIYEQLARQSTVPPGIMHSFTGSMALADQFLTLDLHISFAGMVTFKKSEELRDVARQVPEDRLLIETDSPYLSPEPLRGKRPNEPARVEHTLRCLADVRGVTAEYLAGVTTENAKRLFQLP, encoded by the coding sequence ATGACGTTGAACCTTTTTGACACACACGCGCACCTGAATTCCGATACGTTTGCCGACGGTGTCGACGATATCATCGATCGAGCACGTGCCGTCGGCGTCACGGGCATCGGAGTCATTGGGATCGATGTCGCGACCAGTCGCAGGGCTTGCGAGTTGGCGGCCCAGTATCCAGGGTACTTGTACGCCGTCGTCGGTATTCAACCCAATTCCGTTGCCGAGGCTGCCGACGGTGATTTTGCGATCATTGAAGAACTTGCCGGCTATCCGGGCGTTCGCGGTGTTGGTGAAACGGGGCTGGATTGCTATTGGGACGACACGCCGATCGCCGACCAGCACGAATACTTCGATCGCCACTTGCAATTGTGCCGCGAGACGAAACTGCCCGTTGTGATCCACATGCGTGAGAGCGGCGATCTGATTTACGAACAACTGGCTCGGCAATCGACCGTGCCGCCCGGAATCATGCACTCGTTCACCGGTTCGATGGCGTTGGCAGATCAATTTTTGACGTTGGATCTGCACATCAGCTTCGCCGGAATGGTAACGTTCAAAAAGAGCGAAGAACTGCGTGATGTTGCGCGACAAGTCCCCGAGGACCGCTTGCTGATCGAGACCGATTCGCCGTACCTGAGCCCCGAGCCGCTGCGAGGCAAGCGGCCCAACGAACCCGCGCGTGTCGAACACACGCTGCGGTGCTTAGCGGATGTCCGCGGTGTCACGGCCGAATACTTGGCGGGTGTCACCACCGAAAACGCCAAGCGACTTTTCCAGTTACCCTAA
- the acpS gene encoding holo-ACP synthase → MPILGTGTEIVECVRIAKMIEAHAEQFLERVYTANEIAYCIGAANATQHFAKRWAAKEATMKAMRCRNQGVRWTEIEIDVCPGEGPTIVLAGSAAQWAEQVGIEKLHVSLGACRTHATAYVLATDELE, encoded by the coding sequence ATGCCAATCCTCGGTACCGGAACGGAAATCGTCGAATGCGTTCGCATCGCCAAGATGATCGAAGCGCACGCCGAGCAATTTTTGGAGCGTGTTTATACCGCCAATGAAATCGCGTATTGCATTGGCGCGGCCAACGCGACGCAACACTTTGCTAAGCGTTGGGCGGCGAAAGAGGCCACGATGAAAGCGATGCGATGTCGTAACCAAGGTGTGCGCTGGACCGAAATCGAGATCGATGTCTGCCCCGGCGAGGGACCCACGATCGTCCTGGCCGGATCGGCAGCCCAGTGGGCCGAGCAAGTCGGGATCGAAAAGCTGCACGTTTCGTTGGGTGCCTGTCGGACCCACGCCACTGCGTATGTGTTGGCGACCGATGAACTTGAATGA
- the groL gene encoding chaperonin GroEL (60 kDa chaperone family; promotes refolding of misfolded polypeptides especially under stressful conditions; forms two stacked rings of heptamers to form a barrel-shaped 14mer; ends can be capped by GroES; misfolded proteins enter the barrel where they are refolded when GroES binds), whose product MPKIIAFDQEAREAIRRGVSKLARTVKVTLGPKGRNVILQKSFGSPTVTKDGVTVAKEIELDDVFENMGARMVREVASKTSDVAGDGTTTATVMAEAIFNEGLKAVVAGVNPIQMKTGIEIAVADITEKLHKMATKVKDKEAMANVATIAANNDREIGDLLADAMSKVGKDGVITVDEGKSLKTEQEWVEGMQFDRGYLSPYFVTDSAAMSVVLEDAYILVFEKKISNIKDMVPLLEKVVQQGKPLLIIAEDVDGEALATLVINRLRGTFTVCAVKAPGYGDRRKAMMEDIAILTGGQAIFEALGTKLETVDLPMLGRAKKIIVDKDNTTIIEGSGKSTDIKARIDQIRREIENSTSDYDREKLEERLAKLAGGVAKVNVGAATESEMKEKKARVEDALHATRAAVEEGILPGGGVALLRSSASVKPADTLTEDQIVGYNIVIRACRAPLSMIAENAGQDGGIVCEKVLAGKGNDGYNALTDVYEDMVKAGVIDPTKVTRTALANAASVATLLLTSDALVAEKPTGKKAGTGGDHDMY is encoded by the coding sequence ATGCCCAAAATCATTGCATTTGACCAGGAAGCTCGCGAAGCGATTCGCCGCGGCGTTTCGAAACTGGCTCGCACCGTCAAAGTCACGCTCGGACCGAAGGGTCGCAACGTCATCCTTCAAAAGAGTTTCGGTAGCCCGACCGTCACCAAAGACGGTGTGACCGTCGCCAAGGAAATCGAGCTCGACGACGTCTTTGAAAACATGGGCGCCCGCATGGTCCGCGAAGTCGCGTCGAAGACCAGCGACGTCGCCGGCGATGGTACGACCACCGCAACCGTGATGGCCGAAGCGATCTTCAACGAAGGCCTCAAGGCCGTTGTTGCGGGTGTTAACCCGATCCAGATGAAAACCGGCATCGAAATCGCCGTCGCTGACATCACCGAAAAGCTTCACAAGATGGCCACCAAGGTCAAAGACAAAGAAGCCATGGCGAATGTCGCCACGATTGCCGCCAACAATGACCGTGAAATTGGCGACTTGCTCGCCGATGCGATGAGCAAGGTTGGCAAAGACGGCGTCATCACCGTCGACGAAGGCAAGAGCCTGAAGACGGAACAAGAATGGGTCGAAGGCATGCAGTTCGACCGCGGCTATTTGTCGCCGTACTTCGTGACCGATTCGGCAGCCATGTCGGTCGTGTTGGAAGACGCCTACATCCTGGTTTTCGAAAAGAAGATCAGCAACATCAAGGATATGGTGCCACTGCTGGAAAAAGTCGTCCAACAAGGCAAGCCACTTCTGATCATCGCCGAAGACGTCGATGGCGAAGCGTTGGCGACTCTTGTCATCAACCGCCTTCGCGGCACCTTCACCGTTTGCGCAGTCAAGGCACCCGGTTACGGCGATCGTCGCAAGGCTATGATGGAAGACATCGCGATCTTGACCGGCGGCCAAGCGATCTTCGAAGCCCTGGGCACGAAGCTGGAAACCGTCGACTTGCCGATGCTCGGTCGCGCCAAGAAGATTATTGTCGATAAAGACAACACGACCATCATCGAAGGCTCGGGCAAGAGCACCGACATCAAGGCTCGGATCGACCAAATCCGCCGCGAAATCGAAAACAGCACCAGCGACTACGATCGCGAGAAGCTGGAAGAGCGATTGGCGAAGTTGGCCGGCGGTGTCGCGAAGGTGAACGTCGGTGCGGCAACCGAAAGCGAAATGAAGGAAAAGAAAGCTCGCGTCGAAGACGCCCTTCACGCCACACGTGCCGCTGTCGAAGAAGGCATTTTGCCAGGTGGTGGCGTCGCGTTGCTGCGTTCGTCTGCGTCGGTCAAGCCAGCGGACACGCTGACCGAAGACCAAATCGTCGGCTACAACATTGTTATCCGTGCGTGCCGCGCACCATTGAGCATGATCGCGGAAAATGCGGGCCAAGACGGCGGCATCGTTTGCGAGAAAGTGTTGGCCGGCAAAGGCAACGATGGCTACAACGCATTGACCGACGTCTACGAAGACATGGTCAAAGCTGGCGTCATCGACCCGACCAAGGTGACTCGCACGGCATTGGCCAATGCGGCTTCGGTTGCGACGTTGTTGCTGACCAGCGATGCGTTGGTTGCTGAGAAGCCGACGGGCAAGAAGGCCGGCACCGGCGGCGACCACGACATGTACTAA
- the xrtU gene encoding exosortase U, with product MSSDESLAAINRQLDDLHGARPQSFLNGRDGGAMFWLVCLLPTLPFLLVYLYGFAGASEFAYVPLAFLLPVGLYFLRADGAIRRPQTAKGWFPIIVAMVSVALAVVLSYPWFSVVGFVLIAGSFLSHVPGKLRKSLVYLTAPLLSILKPPFQLDAFVTGWVHRQTAWYSSIFLDFLEIPHSINGNAIQLFELEILTSDVNAGFISVYAILFLAFAMMAWKRVSLWLVPAYAIAAVMTTIAINSVRIVVHVFAIQSLEIEITEGWRAAAVTAVTTALAFAVLYSFHFLITAFFHFIEPNREAGVNPLIYVWNQSSYMNENRAFEEMSRFQSRERDGERTLMSKSAWVAIVASGLVLASLSTFQAFRASPSTDESVLATEPLLIPDESLFTSVEGVSTKIESHDFVLSEAFQGGSMRSDTWEGTYGKSSVKIQITQPLVGWWELSNGYKQLGWEILDRDTIDVTEDGFAIEEDDPTHLAMPFVYARLRQTEPEELQSYLFFSSVDSAGLIGGAPTAFESFGKRLRRRMGLSADNLEAVAMIQMWVVSADRLSPSDLRELRVAFVKYRDALSAKLRGPKKSDTFMTTEASQ from the coding sequence ATGTCTTCGGATGAATCCTTGGCGGCGATCAATCGCCAACTTGATGACCTTCACGGTGCACGCCCTCAATCTTTTTTGAATGGCCGCGACGGTGGAGCGATGTTTTGGCTAGTTTGCCTGCTGCCGACGTTGCCATTTTTGCTGGTCTATTTGTACGGGTTCGCGGGCGCGAGCGAGTTTGCATACGTGCCGCTTGCCTTTCTGCTTCCGGTTGGTCTGTATTTCCTTCGTGCCGACGGAGCGATCCGTCGCCCGCAGACGGCCAAGGGCTGGTTTCCGATCATCGTGGCGATGGTGTCCGTTGCATTGGCCGTGGTGCTGTCCTACCCATGGTTTTCGGTAGTCGGATTTGTCTTGATCGCGGGTTCGTTCCTGAGTCACGTTCCGGGAAAGTTGCGAAAATCGCTTGTCTATTTGACCGCGCCGCTACTGTCGATCTTGAAGCCGCCGTTTCAGCTCGATGCCTTCGTCACCGGGTGGGTGCATCGGCAAACCGCGTGGTATTCGAGCATCTTTTTGGATTTTCTAGAAATCCCTCACTCGATCAACGGAAATGCGATCCAGCTTTTCGAATTGGAAATTTTGACCAGTGATGTCAATGCAGGCTTCATTTCTGTCTACGCCATTCTGTTTCTCGCATTCGCGATGATGGCGTGGAAACGGGTGAGCCTCTGGCTGGTGCCTGCGTACGCCATTGCGGCCGTCATGACGACAATCGCAATCAATTCGGTTCGTATCGTGGTGCACGTTTTTGCGATCCAATCTTTGGAGATCGAAATCACAGAAGGCTGGAGAGCCGCAGCCGTTACCGCGGTAACCACCGCGTTAGCGTTTGCCGTTTTGTACTCGTTCCATTTTCTAATCACGGCCTTCTTTCACTTTATCGAACCGAACCGTGAAGCCGGCGTGAACCCACTGATCTACGTGTGGAATCAGTCTTCGTACATGAACGAGAATCGTGCGTTCGAAGAAATGTCTCGGTTCCAATCTCGCGAACGTGACGGCGAAAGGACGTTGATGTCAAAGTCAGCTTGGGTTGCGATCGTGGCATCCGGCTTGGTCTTGGCGTCGTTGTCCACATTCCAGGCCTTTCGCGCATCCCCGTCGACGGACGAGAGTGTGTTGGCTACCGAACCACTGTTGATACCGGACGAAAGCCTTTTCACTTCGGTTGAAGGTGTGTCGACGAAAATCGAATCTCATGATTTTGTTTTGTCGGAAGCTTTCCAGGGCGGCTCGATGCGAAGTGATACGTGGGAGGGCACCTACGGCAAATCCAGCGTGAAAATCCAGATAACCCAACCGTTGGTCGGTTGGTGGGAACTGTCGAATGGATACAAGCAACTCGGTTGGGAAATTCTTGACCGCGACACCATCGATGTGACGGAGGACGGCTTCGCCATCGAAGAAGACGATCCTACACATTTGGCGATGCCGTTTGTGTACGCTCGCCTACGTCAAACAGAGCCCGAAGAGTTGCAAAGTTACCTATTCTTTTCGTCCGTCGATTCGGCCGGCCTGATCGGTGGAGCACCCACCGCATTTGAATCCTTCGGAAAACGACTTCGGCGGCGGATGGGTTTAAGCGCAGACAACCTTGAAGCGGTTGCGATGATTCAGATGTGGGTCGTATCGGCCGATCGGTTGTCACCGTCAGATTTACGTGAACTGCGCGTTGCGTTCGTCAAGTATCGCGATGCGTTGTCTGCCAAACTTCGCGGACCCAAGAAATCCGACACATTTATGACAACGGAGGCGTCGCAATGA
- a CDS encoding phosphatidate cytidylyltransferase, with the protein MAWIVAQLATSQWSDPRIYILLAVILGTLVIASIVGLILARREKIGIESAIVRRFNHKLRVWWMMVAIFTFGLLLGRIGVVMMFGLVSFWALREFITMTPTRRGDHRTLFWVFFIFTPLQYVLIALGSTPPGSLGGHKGIDYYDFYSIMIPVYASLFIPARAAIAGDYKRFLERCAKIQFGLLICVYSLSYAPALLDLRLVQTDGTVWKGSTASVLVFFVLIAQLASVFERAWGKLAGRHMIAERINSSRTWEGFVGSMVTTGLVAAALYWATPFYPWEAGILGAVATVMASAGTMTMSAIKRDRGVTDTGTLVQGHAGVLDQIDNICFAAPVFYHLTRFFWSA; encoded by the coding sequence ATGGCATGGATCGTGGCCCAACTGGCAACGTCGCAGTGGAGCGACCCCCGGATCTACATCCTGTTGGCGGTGATCCTGGGGACGCTCGTGATTGCGTCGATCGTGGGTCTGATTCTTGCGCGCCGTGAGAAGATCGGTATCGAGTCGGCGATCGTTCGCCGTTTCAATCACAAGCTGCGAGTGTGGTGGATGATGGTCGCCATCTTCACCTTTGGTTTGTTGTTGGGGCGTATCGGTGTCGTGATGATGTTCGGGCTGGTGTCGTTTTGGGCACTGCGCGAATTCATCACGATGACGCCGACGCGGCGTGGCGACCACCGAACCTTGTTTTGGGTGTTCTTCATCTTCACGCCATTGCAATACGTTTTGATCGCGCTAGGCAGCACGCCCCCAGGATCGTTGGGCGGTCACAAAGGGATCGACTACTACGATTTCTACAGCATCATGATTCCCGTATACGCCAGCTTGTTCATTCCCGCGCGAGCGGCGATTGCGGGCGACTACAAACGGTTTTTGGAACGATGCGCCAAGATTCAGTTTGGCCTGCTGATTTGTGTCTATTCGCTCAGTTACGCGCCTGCCCTTTTGGACTTGAGATTGGTGCAGACCGACGGCACCGTTTGGAAGGGCAGCACGGCCAGCGTCCTGGTCTTTTTCGTGCTGATCGCTCAATTGGCTTCAGTATTCGAACGAGCATGGGGCAAGTTGGCCGGGCGTCATATGATCGCCGAACGCATCAATTCTTCGCGAACCTGGGAAGGCTTTGTCGGGTCGATGGTGACCACCGGATTGGTCGCGGCCGCACTGTATTGGGCAACGCCGTTTTATCCGTGGGAGGCGGGCATTCTGGGGGCCGTCGCCACGGTGATGGCCAGTGCGGGAACGATGACGATGAGCGCGATCAAACGCGACCGTGGCGTCACCGATACGGGGACGTTGGTGCAAGGGCACGCCGGTGTGCTCGACCAGATCGACAACATCTGTTTCGCCGCGCCTGTGTTTTACCACTTGACCCGTTTCTTTTGGTCAGCCTGA
- the leuB gene encoding 3-isopropylmalate dehydrogenase, giving the protein MKAHFVLLPGDGIGPEIVEQARTVLVAVAGLFNHEFSFASHIIGGIAIDTCGDPLPPETLDACRAADAILLGAVGGPKWDDPSAKTRPEAGLLKIRRELGLFANLRPIKLFKELVDASPLKREIIEGTDILFLRELTGGIYFGPSGRTGSGATESAFQSMVYSVPEVERIVRLAAKAAQGRDGRLTSVDKANVLEPSRLWRQVAARVMAEEFPDVKYDVVLVDSMAMHLINRPRDFDVVVTGNMFGDILTDEASMLPGSLGMLPSASLGDGGPGLYEPIHGSAPDIAGKGIANPLATILAAAMMLRHSCNMPTEADAIEAAVGRVLADGLRTADIARGVDSISTTAMGAAVIERLSV; this is encoded by the coding sequence TTGAAAGCTCACTTTGTCCTGCTGCCCGGTGATGGCATCGGCCCCGAAATTGTCGAACAAGCTCGCACGGTCCTGGTTGCCGTTGCCGGTTTGTTCAACCACGAATTTTCTTTCGCATCCCACATCATTGGCGGCATCGCGATCGACACTTGCGGTGATCCTCTTCCGCCCGAAACGCTGGATGCCTGTCGTGCGGCCGACGCGATTCTGTTGGGGGCCGTGGGTGGTCCCAAATGGGACGATCCCTCGGCAAAGACACGGCCCGAAGCCGGGCTGTTGAAGATTCGCAGGGAACTTGGGTTGTTTGCCAACCTGCGCCCCATCAAGTTGTTCAAGGAATTGGTCGATGCATCGCCGTTGAAGCGAGAAATCATCGAAGGCACCGACATTCTGTTTCTAAGAGAATTGACCGGTGGCATTTACTTCGGCCCGTCCGGACGCACCGGCAGCGGCGCAACGGAATCGGCATTCCAGTCGATGGTTTACAGCGTTCCCGAAGTCGAACGCATCGTTCGTTTGGCTGCCAAGGCCGCCCAAGGCCGCGACGGTCGCTTGACCAGTGTCGATAAAGCGAACGTGCTGGAACCGAGCCGTTTGTGGCGGCAAGTTGCCGCGCGGGTGATGGCAGAAGAATTTCCGGACGTGAAGTACGACGTCGTCTTGGTGGATTCGATGGCGATGCACTTGATCAATCGGCCGAGAGACTTCGATGTGGTCGTGACCGGCAATATGTTCGGCGACATTCTGACCGACGAAGCATCGATGTTGCCTGGATCACTTGGCATGTTGCCCAGCGCATCGCTGGGCGACGGAGGCCCCGGTTTGTACGAGCCCATTCACGGCTCGGCGCCCGACATTGCCGGTAAGGGCATCGCCAATCCGTTGGCGACGATTCTGGCCGCTGCAATGATGCTGCGTCATTCGTGCAACATGCCGACCGAAGCCGACGCCATCGAAGCCGCCGTCGGTCGTGTTTTGGCGGACGGATTGAGGACCGCCGACATCGCTCGTGGTGTTGATTCGATCAGCACCACCGCCATGGGCGCCGCGGTCATCGAGCGATTGAGCGTTTGA
- a CDS encoding tetratricopeptide repeat protein, translating to MSEYLNPIKWMRWASQFVSNWFLSLPLRDLPKGALAIIVVGVMFLCAIAAQSETSDWRGRLLDRQLQSAFERDDFGTAELVLNRKIRKAPNDPQLLFRLGLTKDALNEKETASSLMRDLVAVKRHDPAARWLLQNKYIGKDWANLSEEEKAEFGSLLALIYKEAPDDVSIKQMYADYLIASMDYSKAIPLLDDLARTQPMRGLQAAALSRVQGNTAMADRLAKRTLDSVEKLFEEDPTNSVLALAVAQNQLFLERHAEAVRTLERGITRAKSDEDKARLSMAMGDCIVSWVNFIQAQPSVTNADRMRILKMLQVALRFAPNSPRVLTLVADQVLAMMNEEDEQLLAVRNALVQGSSPGIAHFIRGTAALIKGDIARAETSLQLAATELPQSGAILNNLAVALTMKGNDHLERALKISQQAISQTPQATPHFFETRGQILYRLGRFQEAVPDLERALSVPDLARNAHVALAACYQELDEPELAKLHAEAAEENAPAEKEAEPAAVEDFEIEIKEEQPETSDAENAK from the coding sequence ATGAGCGAGTATTTGAACCCCATCAAGTGGATGCGTTGGGCCAGCCAGTTTGTTTCGAATTGGTTTTTGTCGCTGCCGCTTCGCGATTTGCCCAAGGGCGCACTTGCCATCATCGTGGTCGGCGTGATGTTCCTTTGCGCGATCGCGGCTCAGTCGGAAACTTCGGATTGGCGCGGGCGATTGCTTGACCGCCAACTTCAATCTGCGTTCGAACGCGACGACTTTGGAACTGCGGAACTCGTATTGAATCGCAAGATCCGCAAAGCCCCCAATGATCCGCAGTTGTTGTTCCGCCTTGGGTTGACCAAGGACGCATTGAACGAGAAGGAAACCGCATCCAGTTTGATGCGAGACTTAGTCGCGGTGAAGCGACATGATCCCGCGGCGCGATGGTTGTTGCAGAACAAATACATCGGGAAAGACTGGGCCAATCTTAGCGAAGAAGAAAAAGCCGAGTTCGGAAGCCTGCTGGCGTTGATTTACAAAGAGGCACCCGATGATGTCTCGATCAAACAGATGTACGCTGACTATTTGATCGCTTCGATGGACTATTCCAAAGCCATCCCGTTGCTGGATGACCTGGCTCGAACCCAGCCGATGCGAGGACTTCAAGCAGCCGCCCTTTCACGTGTTCAAGGCAACACGGCGATGGCGGATCGATTGGCGAAGAGAACCTTAGATTCGGTTGAAAAATTGTTCGAAGAAGATCCAACCAATTCGGTTCTCGCGCTCGCGGTGGCACAGAATCAACTGTTTCTGGAACGCCACGCCGAAGCCGTACGAACGCTCGAACGCGGTATCACGCGAGCAAAGTCCGACGAAGACAAAGCCCGCTTGTCGATGGCGATGGGCGATTGCATCGTATCTTGGGTCAATTTCATTCAAGCTCAACCGTCAGTCACCAATGCTGATCGAATGCGTATTTTGAAGATGCTGCAAGTAGCACTTCGTTTTGCACCCAACAGCCCGCGCGTTTTGACGTTGGTTGCCGACCAAGTGCTTGCAATGATGAACGAAGAAGACGAACAGTTGCTAGCCGTTCGCAATGCACTGGTCCAAGGAAGTTCCCCCGGTATCGCTCACTTCATTCGCGGGACGGCGGCCTTGATCAAGGGCGACATTGCACGGGCGGAAACATCGCTGCAGTTGGCGGCGACCGAGTTGCCGCAGAGCGGCGCGATCTTGAACAACTTGGCGGTTGCCTTGACCATGAAAGGCAATGACCACTTGGAACGAGCACTGAAGATCTCGCAACAAGCCATCAGCCAGACTCCGCAAGCGACGCCCCACTTTTTTGAAACGCGGGGCCAGATCCTGTATCGCCTAGGTCGATTCCAAGAAGCGGTCCCCGATCTCGAACGTGCACTCTCCGTCCCCGACTTGGCAAGAAACGCTCACGTTGCGCTGGCGGCCTGCTATCAAGAACTCGACGAACCGGAACTTGCCAAATTGCACGCCGAAGCGGCGGAAGAAAACGCCCCCGCTGAAAAGGAAGCAGAGCCAGCGGCGGTCGAAGATTTCGAAATTGAAATCAAAGAAGAGCAGCCCGAAACGTCCGACGCGGAAAACGCAAAGTGA
- the trpS gene encoding tryptophan--tRNA ligase, which produces MRVLSGIQPTGRPHWGNFFGAIRQYIDLQEDNDGFYFIADLHALTTVRDPARLRGFVIDAALDLLALGLDPAKATMFVQSHVPEVSELNWILLSGAPMGLLERCHAYKEKKAKGLVADAGLFTYPVLMSADILAYDAEIVPVGEDQVQHIEVCRDLAGSFNHLFGETFVLPKAKTLENGAKVPGTDGQKMSKSYDNTLPLFCDENLDTVKTISKQIMRITTDSRAMEDPKDPEGDHLFDLYRLFASDADIEAMAATYRRGGFGYGEVKKAIAEASEAFFAPAREKRADLEKNLDFVHDTLRQGAERARNVAGDVLQRAQTACGLR; this is translated from the coding sequence ATGCGCGTACTTTCTGGAATCCAGCCCACCGGCCGTCCCCACTGGGGCAACTTCTTTGGCGCCATTCGCCAGTACATTGACCTGCAAGAAGACAACGATGGGTTTTATTTCATCGCCGACCTGCACGCCTTAACGACGGTCCGTGACCCGGCCAGGCTTCGTGGGTTTGTGATCGATGCGGCGCTCGACCTGCTCGCGCTTGGACTGGATCCCGCGAAGGCGACGATGTTCGTCCAATCGCACGTTCCCGAGGTCAGCGAGCTGAATTGGATTCTGCTTTCGGGCGCACCGATGGGACTGCTCGAACGGTGTCACGCGTACAAAGAAAAGAAGGCGAAAGGATTAGTCGCCGACGCAGGTCTGTTCACGTACCCGGTGCTGATGTCGGCCGATATTTTGGCTTACGACGCGGAAATCGTGCCCGTCGGCGAAGACCAGGTTCAGCACATCGAAGTCTGTCGAGACTTGGCCGGCAGCTTCAATCACTTATTTGGTGAGACGTTCGTACTTCCCAAAGCCAAGACGCTCGAAAATGGGGCCAAGGTGCCTGGAACGGACGGGCAAAAGATGAGCAAGAGCTACGACAACACGCTGCCGTTGTTCTGTGACGAGAACCTGGACACCGTCAAGACGATCAGCAAGCAGATCATGCGGATCACGACGGATAGCCGTGCCATGGAAGATCCCAAGGATCCCGAAGGCGATCATCTTTTCGATCTGTACCGCTTGTTTGCCTCGGACGCTGACATCGAAGCGATGGCTGCGACGTACCGGCGTGGTGGCTTCGGGTATGGCGAAGTTAAGAAAGCGATCGCCGAAGCCAGCGAAGCGTTCTTTGCGCCGGCCCGCGAAAAACGCGCCGACCTCGAAAAGAACCTCGATTTCGTACACGATACGTTGCGGCAGGGTGCCGAGCGGGCCCGTAACGTCGCCGGCGATGTCTTGCAGCGCGCCCAAACCGCGTGTGGGTTAAGATAG